Proteins co-encoded in one Stomoxys calcitrans chromosome 5, idStoCalc2.1, whole genome shotgun sequence genomic window:
- the LOC106085628 gene encoding clavesin-2: protein MQLTVDEQLFSYRGRTRFIQYIPSKPAKYYQDRQKEQHRRLRLELADRSKIAIEELGEVPSRIPEDLAALREWIKLQPHLRVRDDDQLLIQFLRGCKYSLERAKEKIDLFYSLKSKYPQMMNATDVNDPKFREICHLSCFLPFPIPVNGNGSRIVTFRFRYPTSKFNLENVCQPGIALHELWMLTDPYACINGLDYIVDCGPATASHYMQMSPNFCKALVSYLEKSMPFRIKSIYYINTSTATQQMFKMLLPFFSEKLRKRIHIMGNKLEALHKDISPKYLPKDYGGDLATIEEINDALDKTWDTYSQYFKDNVNYGTDESLRPGKPLDIDGLFGVGGSFRKLNVD from the exons ATGCAGTTGACCGTTGATGAGCAGTTATTCTCATACAGAGGCCGCACCCGCTTCATACAGTACATTCCATCGAAGCCTGCCAA aTATTATCAAGACCGGCAGAAGGAGCAACACCGTCGTTTGCGTCTAGAACTAGCGGACCGTTCT AAAATTGCCATAGAAGAATTGGGGGAAGTGCCTTCAAGAATACCTGAAGACTTAGCGGCTTTACGAGAATGGATAAAACTTCAACCCCATTTAAGAGTACGTGACGATGATCAACTACTCATACAATTCCTTAGGGGTTGTAAGTACAGCTTGGAAAGGGCAAAggaaaaaattgatttattttattcattGAAATCCAAATATCCTCAAATGATGAATGCCACCGATGTTAATGATCCAAAGTTCCGAGAGATTTGTCACCTAAG CTGCTTTCTGCCATTTCCAATACCGGTCAATGGGAATGGTTCCAGAATTGTTACATTTCGCTTCCGTTACCCCACCAGCAAATTCAACCTCGAAAATGTGTGTCAGCCAGGTATAGCCTTGCATGAACTATGGATGTTGACGGATCCTTATGCATGTATCAACGGTCTTGATTATATCGTTGATTGTGGACCCGCTACCGCTAGTCATTATATGCAAATGTCACCGAATTTTTGCAAGGCTCTTGTTTCGTATTTAGAAAAATCGATGCCTTTTCGCATAAAATCGATTTACTACATCAACACGTCAACAgccacacagcagatgttcaaaATGCTATTGCCATTCTTCTCAGAGAAGTTGAGAAAAAGG ATTCATATTATGGGAAATAAGTTGGAAGCATTGCACAAGGATATATCACCCAAGTATCTACCCAAGGATTATGGAGGAGATTTGGCTACAATCGAAGAAATTAATGATGCATTAGACAAAACCTGGGATACCTATAGTCAATATTTTAAGGATAATGTCAACTATGGCACCGACGAGAGTTTAAGACCTGGCAAACCGCTTGACATTGATGGTTTGTTTGGTGTGGGTGGTTCATTTAGAAAACTTAATGTTGAttag
- the LOC106085623 gene encoding clavesin-2-like, which produces MANIKPLDEELQRVAIEELGEVPKRIPEDLLALRQWLQRQPHLRYRDDDQFLIQFLRGCKYSLERAKEKLDMYYSLKTKYLDMMNLLNVHDEKFRAIGRLGFFQAMPKPLNGIGPRIGILQFNFSAHKYNIEEMFQIVTAMHELMIMQDPYACINGIIYIVDYAKATASHYLQLTPNFCKKILSFMEKSMPFRIKSVYYINTSSAAQQFFKIIVPFMSEKLQKRLHVMGDNLQEMQQDLTLQCLPKDYGGEMPSVAELALEYDKTWNDNEEFFKQNANFGTNESLRPGKPLDIDGLFGVGGTFRKLNVD; this is translated from the exons ATGGCAAATATTAAACCTCTTGATGAGGAGCTACAAAGAGTTGCCATTGAAGAGTTGGGTGAAGTTCCCAAAAGAATTCCTGAAGATTTATTGGCCCTAAGACAATGGCTGCAGCGCCAGCCACATTTAAGATATCGTGACGATGATCAATTTCTGATACAATTTCTCAGAGGTTGTAAATACAGTTTGGAAAGAGCCAAGGAGAAACTAGACATGTATTACTCATTGAAAACCAAATATCTTGATATGATGAACTTGCTCAATGTGCATGATGAGAAATTCAGAGCAATAGGTCGTTTGGG ATTTTTTCAGGCCATGCCGAAGCCTTTAAATGGCATTGGGCCCAGGATAGGCATTCTTCAATTCAATTTCTCGGCCCACAAATATAACATAGAGGAAATGTTCCAAATAGTTACAGCCATGCATGAACTGATGATAATGCAGGACCCCTATGCCTGTATCAATGGCATCATCTACATTGTGGACTATGCCAAGGCCACGGCAAGTCACTATTTGCAATTGACTCCgaatttttgtaaaaagatTTTATCATTTATGGAAAAGTCCATGCCATTTCGTATTAAATCTGTTTACTATATCAACACCTCATCCGCAGCTCAGCAATTTTTCAAGATAATAGTGCCATTTATGTCGGAGAAGCTACAAAAAAGG CTCCATGTAATGGGTGACAATTTACAAGAGATGCAACAGGATCTAACTCTTCAATGTCTGCCCAAAGATTATGGAGGAGAAATGCCCTCGGTGGCGGAACTTGCTTTGGAATATGACAAGACATGGAATGACAATGAAGAATTCTTCAAACAGAATgctaattttggtaccaatgaAAGTTTGCGGCCTGGCAAACCTTTGGACATAGATGGTTTATTCGGTGTGGGGGGAACTTTTCGAAAGTTGAATGTGGATTAA